The Pseudomonadota bacterium genome contains a region encoding:
- a CDS encoding ABC transporter permease, which produces PYVYPELTRLLFQHFYLVIYSMVIATILGLGIGILLTRPMFKKFVGMVMYIVGLGQTIPSLAVLALVMSVLGIGAKPAIFALIVYSILPIARNTLAGINAVPTSTVDAAKGMGMTSWGILLNVELPMAMKVILTGFRVALVINIGTTALAYLIGAGGMGDYIFSGINMMMTEKLLAGAIPVTLMALLADFMVELLSLLLVSKGLRLTEE; this is translated from the coding sequence CCTTATGTTTACCCGGAGTTGACGCGACTTCTTTTCCAGCATTTTTATCTGGTGATCTACAGTATGGTGATCGCCACTATCCTGGGACTTGGCATCGGCATTTTACTGACCCGGCCGATGTTCAAAAAATTTGTCGGCATGGTCATGTATATTGTTGGCCTGGGCCAGACGATTCCTTCCCTGGCGGTACTCGCCCTGGTGATGAGCGTTCTGGGAATAGGAGCCAAACCGGCTATTTTTGCCCTGATCGTTTACTCCATTCTGCCCATTGCCAGAAACACCCTGGCCGGGATTAACGCAGTGCCGACCTCCACTGTCGATGCCGCCAAAGGGATGGGCATGACTTCATGGGGAATTCTTCTTAATGTCGAGTTACCCATGGCGATGAAGGTAATTCTGACTGGATTCAGGGTGGCATTGGTGATCAATATCGGGACGACGGCTCTGGCCTATTTGATCGGTGCCGGCGGGATGGGAGATTACATTTTTTCGGGCATCAACATGATGATGACGGAAAAACTTCTGGCCGGAGCCATACCGGTAACCTTGATGGCCCTGCTGGCTGATTTTATGGTGGAGCTTTTGAGCCTGCTCCTGGTTTCCAAAGGGCTGCGATTGACCGAAGAGTA